In a single window of the Cucumis melo cultivar AY chromosome 11, USDA_Cmelo_AY_1.0, whole genome shotgun sequence genome:
- the LOC103504282 gene encoding probable receptor-like protein kinase At2g23200, whose product MAIMLSLSHLLSLLLLQLISSSLAYFPPNKYFLDCGSKSDTELINKRRFVGDAKPIDWSIYPGKSKVVKNNTIPKNINEIYQTARVYNKATWYVFKNITPNGTYVVRLHFFPTLPQIMSQARFSVSVSSGFVLLSNFSVGNDLKKAVVKEFAFAVNEGPFGIEFSPLESSDLAFVNAIELFLAPDEFKPDSVYPISPEVRRWDSMYTLAFNAWNVVYRVWMGSGMITPETDTLWRTWLPDSEFMPLQSSARTVTFNGKLNFNRQETIYVAPVFVYSNAKVLDMNTSTRSRDSTLTWVFNVNKKSKYFLRLLWCDIANPNSKTFNFDVFIGVNQTSLQSTEVTEDNVFALPFWYEFIIVTDHSGFFNVGIGLINNDPLSRAFLNGIEIMELIDKSFVGVVDLSMGEEKQSPKMIIVGVCVGGVVIIGLIIGLAVFCFVRNRKLRKRRPMLLPQNDPSSEKIVSIADIAPNLNLELKIPFAEINDATDGFHDSKMIGVGGFGKVYVGRIRDKDVAVKRSQPGHGQGIKEFHTEVIIFSQIRHRFLVSLYGYCDENQEMILVYEYMEGGTLKDYLYGSKAKDKVPLTWQKRLEICIDAAKGLHYLHTGSTATIIIHRDIKTTNILLDKELNAKVADFGISKTGVPDAKELDITIRGTYGYLDPEYFNTGQLTEKSDVYSFGVVLFEVLSARAPIVKTAPSEETNLADWAVLCKSRGEIEKVIDPFLMGTIEANSLRKFVEVAEKCLNEVGANRPSMQDVLYDLELALQFQFTPVGEGKGFEGMSTSIVEAPWEIDSGILDRIPSKGINDSVMLDEDSTTVNARELAAEFKIDCAR is encoded by the exons ATGGCAATAATGCTCTCCCTCTCCCACCTCCTTTCTCTCCTACTTCTTCAATTGATCTCTTCCTCTTTAGCTTACTTTCCTCCAAATAAGTATTTTCTCGACTGTGGATCGAAATCCGACACAGAACTCATAAACAAGCGACGGTTTGTTGGGGATGCCAAACCCATTGATTGGTCAATCTACCCCGGAAAAAGCAAAGTAGTTAAGAACAACACCATCCCGAAAAACATAAATGAAATATACCAAACAGCAAGAGTTTACAATAAGGCAACATGGTATGTGTTTAAGAACATCACTCCAAACGGAACGTATGTGGTTCGTCTCCATTTCTTCCCAACTTTACCACAAATTATGTCTCAAGCTCGATTTAGTGTTTCAGTCAGTTCTGGGTTTGTATTGCTATCAAATTTCTCAGTTGGAAATGATTTGAAGAAAGCAGTTGTTAAGGAGTTCGCTTTCGCAGTTAACGAAGGGCCATTTGGCATCGAATTTTCTCCTCTGGAATCGTCTGATCTGGCTTTTGTGAATGCCATTGAACTCTTTCTTGCCCCTGATGAATTCAAACCAGATTCGGTTTACCCTATTTCTCCAGAAGTAAGAAGATGGGATTCTATGTATACGTTGGCTTTCAATGCATGGAATGTTGTTTACAG GGTGTGGATGGGTAGTGGGATGATCACTCCAGAGACTGACACGTTATGGAGAACTTGGCTCCCAGATTCTGAATTCATGCCTCTTCAATCCTCTGCCAGGACCGTCACCTTCAATGGAAAATTAAATTTCAATAGACAAGAAACAATTTACGTAGCCCCAGTCTTCGTTTACAGTAATGCAAAAGTATTGGATATGAACACCAGCACTCGCTCAAGAGATTCAACTCTAACTTGGGTTTTTAATGTGAACAAAAAATCCAAGTATTTTCTTCGCTTACTTTGGTGCGACATCGCTAACCCAAATTCcaaaactttcaattttgaCGTCTTCATTGGCGTCAATCAAACTTCGCTCCAATCCACAGAAGTTACTGAAGACAATGTGTTTGCGTTGCCATTTTGGTACGAGTTTATCATCGTTACTGACCATTCGGGGTTCTTCAATGTGGGCATAGGCCTGATCAATAATGATCCATTGTCAAGGGCTTTCTTGAATGGAATTGAGATTATGGAGTTAATTGACAAATCATTTGTGGGTGTTGTTGATTTAAGCATGGGAGAGGAGAAACAGAGTCCAAAGATGATTATTGTTGGGGTTTGTGTTGGTGGGGTTGTGATTATTGGTTTGATAATTGGATTGGCCGTGTTTTGTTTTGTAAGAAATAGGAAGTTAAGAAAGCGTCGTCCTATGCTTCTTCCTCAAAACGATCCATCATCGGAGAAGATCGTATCGATTGCGGATATTGCTCCTAATTTGAACCTTGAATTGAAGATCCCGTTTGCGGAAATAAACGATGCAACTGATGGTTTTCATGATAGCAAAATGATTGGTGTTGGTGGATTTGGTAAAGTATATGTTGGGAGAATTAGGGACAAGGATGTGGCTGTGAAGCGAAGTCAGCCAGGACATGGACAGGGTATTAAGGAGTTTCACACAGAGgttattatattttctcaaattCGACATCGTTTTCTCGTTTCGTTATATGG GTATTGCGACGAAAACCAGGAGATGATCTTGGTTTATGAATACATGGAGGGGGGAACTTTAAAAGATTATTTATACGGTTCAAAGGCTAAAGATAAAGTTCCATTGACATGGCAAAAAAGGCTTGAAATCTGCATCGATGCAGCAAAAGGTCTTCACTATCTACACACTGGCTCGACCGCGACCATCATCATACACCGAGACATTAAAACCACAAATATCTTACTCGACAAAGAGTTGAACGCAAAGGTTGCCGATTTCGGCATATCGAAAACTGGAGTACCCGACGCCAAAGAATTAGACATTACCATTAGAGGAACTTATGGATATCTGGATCCAGAATACTTCAACACTGGACAGTTGACAGAGAAATCGGACGTTTACTCGTTTGGCGTCGTGCTTTTCGAAGTTCTCTCGGCCAGAGCACCAATCGTTAAGACCGCTCCAAGTGAAGAGACAAACTTAGCTGACTGGGCAGTTCTGTGCAAAAGCAGAGGAGAGATTGAAAAAGTGATCGATCCTTTTCTTATGGGAACAATCGAAGCGAACTCGTTGAGGAAGTTCGTGGAAGTTGCAGAGAAGTGTCTGAATGAAGTTGGGGCGAATAGACCTTCAATGCAAGACGTGCTCTATGATTTGGAATTGGCTTTGCAGTTTCAGTTCACGCCTGTTGGGGAGGGGAAGGGGTTTGAAGGGATGAGCACCTCCATCGTTGAAGCTCCATGGGAGATTGATTCGGGGATTCTTGATCGAATTCCTTCCAAGGGAATCAATGATTCAGTCATGCTAGATGAAGATAGCACCACTGTGAATGCTAGAGAATTGGCCGCTGAGTTCAAGATTGACTGTGCTAGATGA